From the genome of Streptomyces sp. NBC_01304:
GCCCAAGGATCCGCGCGAGGACCTCTGGCAGGTCTTCACCAAGGGCATCGGCAAGAAGAACGGCCCGATCCCCGGTGACCTCAACGCGCACAACCTCAACGCCGACGTCGACGCGGACAAGATCGTGCCGGGCGAGATGATCCGGCTCAACATGTCGACGCCCGTCACCAAGAGCCCCAAGAAGTACGGCTGGCTGGTGGGCGACAAGCAGGGCTATCCCAACGGCCGCCGGCTCACCGACGACGCGACCGTCGTCTTCGGCCGGCTGCTGATGGGCGAGCCGCAGGGCAAGGGCGCCCCGCTGCTCTTCGAGCCGCAGCTCGGCCCGTTCCCGCCCAAGCCGAAGGGGCACTTCCCGTACGTGGAGCTGCCCAGCGCGCTCTTCTGACGGCTGGGGCCTCGCGCCCCGCGCCCCGCTCAGCCGTGCAGCAACGGCACGGCGCTGCGCAGCGCGAGGCCCAGGCCCACCGCGACGACGAGCGCGGCGGTGACCCGGGGCATCAAGGCCCGGATCCGCCGCGCTCGCGCGCTGTTCAACCGCCCGGCCCGGTCGCCGAGCCGGGCCACGAGCAGCCCGGCGGCGGTGAGCACGGCGGCCATCCCGAGGCCGTACGCGAGGACAAGACCGACCCCGAAGGCCGTACGGTTCAGCGCCATCGCGCCGAGCAGCACCACGAGCGCCGACGGACTGGGCACGAGCCCGCCCGCGACACCCATGCCGAGGAGGGTGAACCGGCGGTAGGGGGTGGGGGGTTGGTGCACGTGATCGTGGTGGTCGTGATGATCGTGGTGGTCGGGCCCGTGCCCCTGCTCATGGCTGTGCCCGTACTCATGACTGTGCCCGTGCACATGACCGTGGCTGTGCCCATGCCCATGCCCATGCCCAGGCCCATGCCCAGGCCCATGGCTGTGCCCGTACGCCCCTTCCTTGCCCCGCAGGGCCCCGCGCAGCAGCATCACCCCCACCCCCGTCACCACGGCCCCGCCCGCCACCCCCAGCCAGCTCAGCACCCGGTCCGCGGCGAGCGAAGCCGACACCGTGATCAGCAGGCCGAGGGCGAGCACGCCCGCCGTGTGCGTGAAGGTGACCGTCGCCCCGACCACCGCCGCGTCCCGGACGCCCCCGCGCCGCCCCGCCATGCACGCCGCCATCACCGTCTTGCCGTGCCCCGGCAGCGCCGCATGCCCCGCCCCGAGCAGCAGGGCGAGGAACACCGCGGCCAGCCCGACCGGCAACGTGAGGCCGTCCCGCGCGGCGAGCGAGGCGAGCCGTCCGTCCATCGCGGTGAGCCAAGTGCCGGGACCAGCAGATGAGTTGAATCCACCCGGCAGTCCCTCGGCCGCCGACCCGCCGGCACCCGGAGCGACCCGCAGTACGGCCCGGCGCACCTCCAGCGGATCCGCGAGGAGGTCGTCCGGGTAGCGGCGCAGCTCCCCGGAGACGCTCCGGCCCGGCACATCGGAGGCGGCGAGCCGCACCCCGTCGGCCGCCCCTGCGGTGATCTCGCGCCAGCCGATCCGCCCGCGCTCCGACTCGTCGGCGAAGACCACCTCGGCCCCGCGCCCCAACTCGGCGGCCGCGCTCAGCGCACAGGTGATCCGGCTCGTCCGCAGCCCCGCCTCGCCCGGCACCACCTCCATGCGGCTGTGCGTGACCCGGAAGGACAGGGCCCGCCCCGAGGCCTCGGCCCGCACCTCGCGCGCGATCCCCGCGCACACCTCGCCGGCGTGCGCGGCGAGCTCGCCGGGCTCCGCCTGCCCGTCCCGGTCGGCGTCGACCGCCCGCGAGGCCTGCAGGGTCGGGATCTCCGCCCGGTCCACGACGGCGGTGTCCTCGACCCGGTCGGGAAACACCCGGAGCCCGTGATAGCGGTTCACGGTGAAGTTCCCCAACGGATGCGCAGCGGCGGGCAGTTCACCGATGCCGAGCAGCGCCAAGGCCGCCACGACGGCACTCCATGCCCGTACCCGTACCCGCACCCTCATGCCTCGTCCTGACCCTTGCCCTTGTCCAGCGCATCGAGGGCCTTGCGCGCCGCCGGTGCCTGCAGCGGCGAGAAGTGCGCGTTGAGCTTCAGCGCCTCGCCCAGGTGCGCCCGGGCCGCCGCCCGCATGCCGAGCGCCCGCTCGATCTCCCCCCGGTGGTACGAGAACGACGCGCCCCGCCAGCCGATCCCGGCCGCCTTCCGCGCGTACGGCAACGCCTCGGCGTCCCGGCCCGCGCGGTGCAACGCCCAGCCGAGCGCATCCGCCACCAGCACGCTCTTACGTCGCCGCCACTCGTCCTGAAGCGTCCGCACCGCCGCCTTCGGGTCCCCGTGGTCGGCCTCGAACAGGCCTAGCGTCAGGTCGTCGCTCACCCCGGCCGCGGCGAACAGCTTGACCTCCGCCCGCAGCACCTCGTACTGCTCCCGCGCCTCGGCCCCGCGTCCGAGCGACTCGTACAACTCGCCCAGGGCCAGCACGTATTCGGGCAGCGGAACCCGTCCGGTCACCTCCCGGTAGTCCCGCAGCGCCGCCTCGGTATCGCCGAGCGCCGCACGCGCCCTGGCCCGCGCGGCGAGTGCCGGATGCGAGTCCGGGTCGGCCCGCAGCGCGGCCTCGTAGCTCCGCAGCGCCCCGCGCACATCGCCGCGCTCCCAGGCCAGTTCACCGATCCGGTGCAGACAGAAGGAGGTCTCGGCGGGCGAACCTGCCACCCCCACGGCCTGCTCAAGCGCACTCTTCGCCTCGCCCGTCCGGCCGTGCATCTCCAGCTCGTAGGCGGCCCGGGTGAACGCGGGCAGCCCGGGCCGCAGATCGAGCAGCCGCTGCACGGCCGCCGTCGCGTCGTCGTACGCGCCGAGCTGGGTGTACGCGTCGATCAGCACGGGATAGACCGTCCACCGCAACGGCTCGGCGGCCCGCACCCGCTCGCC
Proteins encoded in this window:
- a CDS encoding HoxN/HupN/NixA family nickel/cobalt transporter; this encodes MAALALLGIGELPAAAHPLGNFTVNRYHGLRVFPDRVEDTAVVDRAEIPTLQASRAVDADRDGQAEPGELAAHAGEVCAGIAREVRAEASGRALSFRVTHSRMEVVPGEAGLRTSRITCALSAAAELGRGAEVVFADESERGRIGWREITAGAADGVRLAASDVPGRSVSGELRRYPDDLLADPLEVRRAVLRVAPGAGGSAAEGLPGGFNSSAGPGTWLTAMDGRLASLAARDGLTLPVGLAAVFLALLLGAGHAALPGHGKTVMAACMAGRRGGVRDAAVVGATVTFTHTAGVLALGLLITVSASLAADRVLSWLGVAGGAVVTGVGVMLLRGALRGKEGAYGHSHGPGHGPGHGHGHGHSHGHVHGHSHEYGHSHEQGHGPDHHDHHDHHDHVHQPPTPYRRFTLLGMGVAGGLVPSPSALVVLLGAMALNRTAFGVGLVLAYGLGMAAVLTAAGLLVARLGDRAGRLNSARARRIRALMPRVTAALVVAVGLGLALRSAVPLLHG
- a CDS encoding tetratricopeptide repeat protein, yielding MDSSETSETSKTCETETRRSAGRFGGRKAAVAVAVLVVAAVAGGLLTLGPDDVPPSAAPVIRADTVTGAGAPAAAGDLSALIDERQKALREHPDDDASWTVLGTAYLEQARRTADPSYYPKSEQALGRSLKLRSAAGGNYAAMVGMGALANARHDFAGARKWGERVRAAEPLRWTVYPVLIDAYTQLGAYDDATAAVQRLLDLRPGLPAFTRAAYELEMHGRTGEAKSALEQAVGVAGSPAETSFCLHRIGELAWERGDVRGALRSYEAALRADPDSHPALAARARARAALGDTEAALRDYREVTGRVPLPEYVLALGELYESLGRGAEAREQYEVLRAEVKLFAAAGVSDDLTLGLFEADHGDPKAAVRTLQDEWRRRKSVLVADALGWALHRAGRDAEALPYARKAAGIGWRGASFSYHRGEIERALGMRAAARAHLGEALKLNAHFSPLQAPAARKALDALDKGKGQDEA